The following are encoded in a window of Sutcliffiella horikoshii genomic DNA:
- the rodA gene encoding rod shape-determining protein RodA: protein MGTESNKLEYSRIDYTLLFLLFLLFIISLVAVYSASGQYFVNDPYYFVKRQIIWYIIGVGIMFSIMFFDYELLENLALPFYFLGLSLLVAVHLFGTVRNGSQRWINLGGFMLQPSEFMKIFLLIVLAGVIYKWAKEKHELDTKTPISVVVKIMIYSLPPFGLILLQPDLGTALVIGAIMVTMIFISGTSWRILTLLAGTIIAGLATLVYLHNNHIELFSKFIKPHQLERIYGWLSREEYASSYGFQLTEALKGIGSGQVSGRGLLEGVQSQSGRIPEVQTDFIFALIGEEFGFIGATLVISIYFIMSYRLIIIAISCDNPYGTYLVTGVIGLLAFQIFQNIAMTIGLMPITGLALPFMSYGGSALLTNMIAMGIVMSVKYRTKRFMFN, encoded by the coding sequence ATGGGGACAGAAAGTAACAAGCTAGAGTATAGTCGGATCGATTATACTTTGTTATTTCTGCTGTTTTTACTATTTATTATCAGTTTAGTAGCTGTTTATAGTGCATCGGGTCAGTACTTCGTCAATGACCCGTATTATTTCGTGAAACGGCAGATTATTTGGTACATAATCGGGGTAGGAATTATGTTTTCCATCATGTTCTTTGACTACGAACTATTGGAAAACCTAGCCTTACCCTTTTATTTTTTAGGTCTTAGTCTTTTAGTTGCCGTTCATTTATTTGGGACTGTAAGAAATGGATCACAACGTTGGATCAACCTCGGGGGTTTTATGTTACAACCTTCAGAGTTCATGAAGATATTCCTGCTAATTGTGCTTGCAGGAGTCATCTACAAATGGGCCAAAGAGAAACATGAATTGGATACGAAGACCCCTATCAGTGTCGTAGTGAAAATTATGATTTATTCTCTTCCACCTTTTGGTTTGATTCTTCTACAGCCTGACTTAGGAACAGCCCTAGTAATTGGAGCGATCATGGTAACCATGATATTCATAAGCGGGACTTCTTGGAGAATTCTTACGTTACTGGCAGGAACCATCATCGCTGGGTTGGCGACACTGGTTTATTTGCATAACAATCATATTGAATTATTTTCAAAGTTTATCAAACCTCACCAGCTTGAACGGATTTACGGTTGGCTGAGTCGGGAGGAATATGCCTCCTCCTATGGTTTTCAGCTAACGGAAGCTTTGAAAGGAATAGGTTCCGGCCAAGTGTCCGGACGAGGTTTATTAGAGGGCGTTCAGTCACAGAGTGGCCGGATACCAGAGGTTCAGACAGACTTCATATTCGCCCTTATTGGAGAGGAATTCGGGTTTATTGGAGCAACTCTTGTAATTTCTATTTATTTCATCATGAGCTACCGTTTGATTATCATCGCCATAAGCTGTGATAACCCTTATGGCACCTACTTGGTGACAGGGGTCATCGGCCTGCTGGCATTTCAAATTTTCCAAAACATTGCCATGACCATCGGATTAATGCCAATTACCGGCCTTGCCCTACCGTTTATGAGTTACGGCGGAAGTGCCTTGTTAACAAATATGATAGCCATGGGAATAGTCATGAGTGTCAAATACAGAACAAAAAGGTTTATGTTTAACTAA
- a CDS encoding ABC transporter ATP-binding protein, giving the protein MIRLNNLYWKYKHFTLEIDELTLQPGITILVGNNGSGKSTLLHLLATATRAPRGTIYYHDDTMDTDLPLVRSKIGFVPTGVELYPDFTPVKLLMYMAQLKGLGKDFSIRQIEELLRVFHLEDVKKEKIKKLSQGMQQRLALAQAFLGKPSYIFLDEPLNFLDIHERKSLLNYVAKLAPHCVIIVATHELNEWGPVCNRVLWMYQGRVIYSGSKLMWKQHLPLKVWTGELQDHLYENFSSQHLIVYAGRVKDKLSIRCASNIKPVFGFVEAQPTMEDAFFIRKYTKEAKER; this is encoded by the coding sequence ATGATAAGATTAAATAATCTTTACTGGAAATATAAACACTTTACCTTAGAAATCGATGAATTAACCCTTCAACCTGGAATAACGATTCTTGTAGGTAACAACGGGTCTGGAAAGTCTACCCTTCTGCATCTCCTGGCAACCGCAACTAGAGCGCCGCGGGGGACAATTTATTATCATGATGATACCATGGATACAGACCTTCCTTTAGTTAGAAGTAAAATTGGGTTTGTGCCGACAGGAGTGGAACTCTATCCTGATTTCACTCCTGTGAAATTATTGATGTATATGGCACAACTTAAAGGTTTGGGCAAAGATTTTTCTATACGCCAAATCGAGGAACTGTTGCGTGTTTTTCATCTCGAAGATGTTAAAAAGGAAAAAATCAAAAAACTATCCCAAGGAATGCAACAACGACTGGCCCTTGCACAGGCTTTTCTAGGGAAACCTAGCTACATTTTTTTAGATGAACCTCTTAATTTTCTCGATATCCATGAGAGGAAAAGTTTATTAAATTATGTGGCAAAACTTGCCCCCCACTGTGTCATAATTGTAGCCACACATGAATTAAATGAATGGGGGCCTGTGTGCAATAGAGTCCTATGGATGTATCAAGGAAGAGTAATCTATTCTGGGAGCAAACTAATGTGGAAACAGCATCTCCCCTTAAAAGTTTGGACGGGTGAGCTACAGGATCACTTATACGAAAACTTTTCATCCCAGCACCTTATTGTTTATGCAGGACGAGTTAAAGATAAACTGTCCATCAGATGTGCAAGCAACATAAAACCTGTATTTGGTTTTGTAGAAGCACAACCAACCATGGAAGATGCTTTCTTTATTAGAAAATACACAAAAGAAGCTAAAGAAAGATAG
- a CDS encoding ABC transporter permease, with translation MRFLKQLQLENRFLLKNWFFLLAPLVYGVSMSLWMSNQTQDAASIIGQYTSGFFKANNEFLAIGHTLSLGVLFLASVLSIRREKQTVLLDWTNSLPNSFLSIILAKFLSLFIYSSLFTLVYFMIFVWQGSFFGKNISYLLEHGLSFSIQSQLSYVVTISLGMVLAVLITNRIVYIIVFCAWMFGTFFMEGFIIQRYQLYFLKTFHLNQFFMDVSHSEDWGYRISRKETLYSQLFVMFFSLFLLAITIMKSSTNRISSFEKRKWTFFGIVTALTIASFFPYSYLWANRLEHYSYLKAGTVKQFDSENETLMDTVGDFYNVDRYSIKLERTEKNAFHVKAELIIPNLKEDTPLNFSLYPSFEVESVSWNGVKTDFKKEHHLITIPNLGQQGSNRLEVEYTGSLNEWGHVYGRERNFAFFIKEDMYIPSYIGWYPLPGDYPIYTITDIDMENYIHTIGFNRHMELHQELPTSDFQVELTNFDQHVFSTAHSSKKTADGVQIFTSENAKGLTLLSNKGLVENTGNLPFSVIAHKENNEILQQKLGDMAEIKDYYQSWLGEEFQTDMKLVYIPSLDYVGTETYYSNHFDEALFFDDSVQTYVQIDDGEVINNTMIDLKTRLTSFWLFGHESLMHYYEISQDSAIEGLIETYLLVLYKDYYDFQWNDFEQFNGTNFHYLSTVSHINWMSSSADMTTIEKFDELMKSYKLQYNNQIVLMVAKEWEKGNEEKIKKILKEIYLDIKTNNKDSFTYEEWMTYWNRTFESGGMR, from the coding sequence ATGAGATTTTTAAAACAATTGCAACTAGAGAACCGTTTTCTACTTAAGAATTGGTTCTTCCTTTTGGCTCCACTTGTGTATGGAGTTAGTATGAGCTTATGGATGTCCAATCAAACCCAAGACGCTGCAAGCATTATCGGTCAATATACATCCGGCTTCTTTAAAGCTAATAATGAGTTTCTTGCTATCGGCCATACCCTTTCCCTTGGAGTATTATTTTTAGCAAGTGTCCTTTCGATTCGGAGAGAAAAGCAGACAGTCTTATTAGATTGGACGAATTCCCTACCGAATTCCTTTTTATCCATTATTCTAGCAAAATTTCTATCCCTTTTTATTTATAGCAGTCTCTTTACTTTAGTTTATTTCATGATCTTTGTGTGGCAAGGTTCTTTCTTTGGCAAGAATATCTCTTATTTGCTAGAACATGGCTTGTCATTCTCTATTCAAAGCCAATTGTCTTACGTCGTCACTATTTCGTTAGGGATGGTATTAGCGGTTTTGATCACCAACCGGATTGTTTATATCATTGTATTTTGCGCATGGATGTTTGGCACTTTCTTTATGGAAGGATTTATTATTCAACGATATCAATTGTATTTTTTAAAGACGTTTCATCTAAACCAGTTTTTCATGGACGTCTCTCATTCTGAAGATTGGGGATATCGTATTTCTAGAAAAGAAACCTTGTATTCCCAGCTATTTGTGATGTTCTTCAGCCTTTTTCTATTGGCAATTACGATCATGAAGTCATCCACCAATCGAATCTCATCTTTTGAAAAAAGAAAATGGACTTTCTTTGGGATAGTAACCGCTCTTACGATTGCTTCGTTTTTTCCTTACAGCTATTTATGGGCAAACCGCTTAGAGCATTATAGCTATTTAAAAGCAGGAACGGTGAAGCAGTTTGATTCTGAGAATGAAACTCTCATGGATACAGTAGGAGATTTTTATAACGTTGATCGTTATTCCATTAAGTTGGAGCGGACCGAAAAAAATGCATTTCACGTTAAGGCAGAATTGATTATTCCTAATCTAAAAGAAGACACTCCATTAAATTTTAGTCTGTATCCCTCTTTTGAAGTGGAATCGGTATCTTGGAACGGGGTGAAAACTGACTTTAAAAAGGAGCATCACCTCATCACGATCCCCAATTTAGGTCAACAAGGATCAAATCGGTTGGAAGTAGAATATACCGGCAGCCTAAATGAATGGGGACATGTTTACGGAAGGGAAAGGAATTTCGCCTTTTTTATAAAGGAAGATATGTACATCCCCTCCTATATAGGTTGGTACCCTTTACCGGGGGATTATCCTATTTATACTATTACTGATATAGATATGGAGAATTATATTCATACGATCGGATTTAACCGGCATATGGAACTGCATCAAGAACTTCCCACTTCTGATTTTCAGGTGGAATTGACTAACTTTGATCAACACGTGTTCAGTACTGCCCATTCTAGTAAAAAAACTGCTGACGGGGTGCAAATTTTCACCAGCGAGAATGCTAAAGGTCTAACACTTTTATCAAATAAAGGACTTGTAGAAAACACGGGAAATCTCCCTTTTTCCGTTATTGCTCATAAGGAAAACAATGAGATACTTCAACAAAAGCTTGGCGATATGGCAGAAATAAAAGATTATTATCAAAGCTGGTTAGGTGAGGAATTTCAAACAGACATGAAGCTTGTCTATATCCCTTCACTTGACTATGTAGGGACAGAAACATATTACAGCAACCATTTTGACGAAGCCCTCTTCTTTGATGATAGTGTTCAAACTTACGTACAGATTGATGATGGTGAAGTTATTAATAACACGATGATTGATTTGAAAACCAGGTTAACCTCCTTTTGGCTGTTCGGCCACGAATCTCTAATGCATTATTACGAGATTTCGCAAGACTCCGCGATAGAGGGGCTTATAGAGACATACCTACTTGTTTTATATAAAGATTATTATGACTTCCAATGGAATGATTTCGAGCAATTCAATGGCACAAATTTCCATTATCTTTCCACTGTTTCTCATATTAACTGGATGAGCTCATCCGCTGATATGACTACCATAGAAAAATTTGATGAACTAATGAAATCATACAAGCTTCAATACAATAATCAGATTGTTTTGATGGTCGCAAAGGAATGGGAGAAGGGGAATGAAGAAAAAATCAAAAAAATACTTAAAGAAATTTATCTAGATATAAAGACCAATAATAAAGATTCCTTCACCTATGAAGAGTGGATGACCTATTGGAATCGTACGTTTGAAAGCGGGGGAATGCGGTGA
- a CDS encoding Na+/H+ antiporter family protein produces the protein MNAVLIAVLVMLTLSLLRINVVLALVSGAFIGGMVGGLGVETTINTFTEGLGGNAAVALSYALLGAFAVALSKTGLPDALVESAIKLVGTKEDTRKKALSKVLILLILLTVSIMSQNVVPVHIAFIPILIPPLLKILNELNIDRRLTATIITFGLTAPYILLPVGFGGIFHDILRTNMKESGLDISLSSIPTAMVIPVSGMIVGLLIAVFFSYRMPRTYEQKTIGDQETETYTKKSIIIALVAVVISLATQVYLSEVLNVQGMIYGSLVGIIILYAGGVMKSNETDVILTSGMRMMAFIGFVMIAASGFASVLRETGHIETLVASSAEWIGSNQLLAAFAMLIVGLLITMGIGSSFSTIPIIAAIFVPLCAELGFSAMATIAIVGTAAALGDAGSPASDSTLGPTSGLNADGQHNHIWDTCVPTFLHYNIPLIIFGCIAAVIL, from the coding sequence ATGAATGCAGTTCTCATAGCCGTACTGGTTATGCTTACCTTAAGTTTACTTAGAATAAATGTTGTACTTGCGCTGGTTTCAGGTGCTTTTATCGGTGGAATGGTTGGAGGTTTAGGCGTTGAAACCACGATCAATACTTTTACAGAAGGTCTGGGAGGAAATGCGGCGGTCGCCTTAAGTTATGCCCTCTTGGGTGCTTTTGCAGTGGCACTTTCCAAAACAGGACTTCCCGATGCACTTGTAGAAAGTGCTATTAAGCTAGTTGGAACAAAAGAAGATACACGCAAAAAAGCATTGTCCAAAGTACTTATTTTACTTATCCTTTTAACAGTTTCAATCATGTCACAAAATGTGGTTCCTGTTCACATTGCGTTCATTCCGATCTTAATTCCGCCATTACTTAAGATACTTAATGAACTGAATATTGACAGAAGGCTGACAGCGACCATCATCACATTCGGTCTAACGGCGCCATACATTCTGTTACCTGTAGGATTTGGTGGGATTTTTCATGACATTTTAAGAACGAATATGAAAGAAAGCGGTTTGGATATCAGCTTATCCTCTATCCCAACTGCAATGGTAATTCCGGTTTCTGGAATGATAGTGGGACTACTAATTGCGGTTTTCTTCAGCTATAGAATGCCGAGAACGTACGAACAAAAAACTATAGGAGACCAAGAAACAGAGACATATACAAAGAAATCTATCATCATTGCTCTAGTGGCTGTGGTTATCTCGCTTGCCACGCAAGTCTACCTAAGCGAGGTGTTGAATGTACAAGGAATGATTTATGGTTCACTTGTAGGTATTATCATCCTGTATGCAGGCGGAGTAATGAAATCCAATGAAACTGATGTTATCCTTACTTCAGGTATGCGTATGATGGCATTTATCGGATTTGTTATGATTGCAGCGTCTGGGTTTGCTAGCGTCTTAAGAGAGACTGGTCATATTGAAACATTGGTTGCTTCTTCTGCAGAGTGGATTGGATCTAATCAGTTGCTTGCAGCATTCGCCATGTTGATAGTCGGACTACTCATCACAATGGGAATCGGGTCTTCTTTTTCCACCATTCCTATTATTGCGGCGATATTTGTACCGTTATGTGCGGAGCTTGGGTTCAGTGCGATGGCGACCATCGCTATTGTTGGTACGGCGGCTGCTCTAGGGGATGCTGGGTCACCTGCTTCTGACAGTACGCTTGGACCGACTTCAGGTTTGAATGCAGATGGTCAGCATAATCACATTTGGGATACATGTGTACCTACTTTCCTACACTACAATATCCCACTAATTATTTTCGGCTGTATTGCTGCGGTAATCTTATAA
- a CDS encoding RNA polymerase sigma factor, whose product MISDERLLEQMAEGDQAAFEAFVHRYHVPIHQYTERLLKDSKKAEDVVQETFIRLLKQLKSKQIPTYPKAWLYRVASNICKDYWRSAQYRSEDTAKEEMPVTVDQQASVIEIYERQETRKEMLASLKNLSESQQQIVTLRFYQDMKLKEIADILDLPLGTVKSNLFHALKKLKGVLSKEVEKEAANNEGTTQSRPRAVSTRR is encoded by the coding sequence GTGATAAGCGATGAAAGGCTCCTTGAACAGATGGCTGAGGGTGACCAGGCGGCATTCGAAGCATTTGTTCACAGGTATCATGTACCGATACATCAATATACAGAAAGACTGTTGAAGGATTCAAAAAAAGCAGAGGATGTTGTTCAAGAAACATTCATCCGCCTACTAAAACAATTAAAGTCAAAACAAATACCAACATATCCGAAGGCCTGGCTCTACCGAGTCGCATCTAACATTTGCAAGGACTACTGGAGAAGTGCTCAATATCGTTCAGAAGATACGGCAAAAGAAGAAATGCCGGTCACGGTGGATCAACAAGCTTCTGTCATTGAAATTTACGAACGACAGGAAACCAGAAAAGAAATGTTAGCTTCCTTAAAAAATTTGTCAGAGTCACAACAACAAATCGTTACATTAAGATTTTATCAGGATATGAAATTAAAGGAAATTGCAGACATTCTAGATCTACCTTTAGGAACAGTTAAATCCAATTTGTTTCATGCTTTAAAGAAACTTAAAGGGGTATTATCAAAAGAAGTGGAAAAGGAGGCGGCGAATAATGAAGGAACAACACAATCAAGACCAAGAGCTGTATCAACTAGAAGATGA
- a CDS encoding YueH family protein yields MKIRKANLEMDTVSVYIHENKKEEQTLVAIPSIKWSTIIPYEENNTSLTRRLEMEFQSAFNSSEDATHLSLKLVQWVREM; encoded by the coding sequence ATGAAGATAAGAAAAGCAAACTTAGAAATGGATACTGTTAGTGTGTATATACATGAGAATAAAAAAGAGGAGCAGACATTGGTCGCTATTCCCTCTATTAAATGGTCCACTATTATTCCTTATGAGGAAAATAATACGAGTTTGACGAGGAGGCTGGAGATGGAGTTTCAGTCTGCATTTAATAGTTCAGAGGATGCAACGCATTTATCTTTAAAGCTTGTTCAATGGGTCAGGGAAATGTAA
- the ftsW gene encoding putative lipid II flippase FtsW: MINFFKKLDWLLLTAIVLLCIYGLIMIYSAGMLLGYELHEDYAYFFDRQKTWLYLGIPVFIAAIITPYKLYDRLTPLLVALSILSLLLVLVPFIGNEVNGARSWFQLGSISVQPAEIAKLVMIIYFARVYARKQPYIHQFGKGVAPPLAVLILILFLIILQPDVGTGSMITIACGAILICSGARWKHILLLGSVAALAIFILAKTASYRWARITSFVDPFGDASDTGFQLVESFIAIGNGGLLGRGLAQGVHKLGYLPEAHTDFILAVISEELGIFGILTLFLLYGIVLVRGVRVGVSLKDPFGKLLAFGITFQISSQVFINAGAVSGLVPITGITLPFISYGGSSLLITIFAAGILVHLSKHATIAREAREETETTWGQKVTS, from the coding sequence ATGATAAATTTTTTCAAAAAACTTGATTGGTTACTGTTAACAGCTATCGTGTTGTTATGTATATACGGTTTAATTATGATTTACAGTGCCGGGATGTTGCTGGGCTATGAACTTCATGAGGACTACGCTTATTTCTTTGATCGCCAGAAAACTTGGCTTTATTTAGGAATACCCGTTTTTATAGCTGCTATCATCACTCCTTATAAGCTATACGACAGATTGACTCCTCTATTAGTCGCATTATCAATTCTCTCATTATTACTTGTATTAGTACCGTTTATCGGAAATGAAGTGAATGGCGCTAGAAGTTGGTTTCAATTAGGCAGTATCAGTGTGCAACCCGCTGAAATTGCAAAATTGGTCATGATCATCTATTTCGCAAGGGTCTATGCTAGAAAACAGCCTTACATCCATCAATTTGGAAAAGGAGTTGCCCCTCCTCTGGCTGTTCTTATATTGATATTATTTTTAATCATACTTCAGCCAGATGTTGGGACCGGCTCTATGATTACCATCGCCTGCGGAGCTATCCTTATTTGTTCAGGAGCTAGATGGAAGCATATTCTATTACTTGGCTCTGTTGCAGCTTTAGCGATTTTTATTCTTGCAAAGACTGCCAGCTACCGTTGGGCAAGGATTACATCGTTTGTTGATCCTTTCGGAGATGCCTCAGATACAGGCTTTCAGCTCGTAGAATCGTTCATTGCCATTGGAAATGGCGGACTTTTGGGAAGAGGATTGGCGCAAGGAGTACATAAACTTGGCTATCTGCCAGAAGCACACACAGATTTTATCCTTGCCGTTATTTCGGAGGAACTTGGGATTTTCGGGATTCTGACACTGTTCTTACTTTACGGAATTGTACTAGTAAGAGGCGTTAGAGTCGGGGTTTCCCTAAAAGATCCATTTGGCAAATTACTTGCTTTCGGAATCACTTTCCAAATCAGCAGTCAGGTGTTCATTAATGCTGGAGCAGTAAGTGGATTAGTTCCGATTACCGGTATCACACTTCCTTTCATCAGTTATGGAGGGTCTTCCCTGCTTATCACTATTTTTGCAGCAGGCATTCTAGTTCACCTATCGAAACATGCAACCATTGCGAGAGAAGCTAGAGAGGAGACAGAAACTACATGGGGACAGAAAGTAACAAGCTAG
- a CDS encoding biotin transporter BioY has translation MKRSLSTLDITYAAMFVALMAIGANIVSWMPFLQVGGVPLSMQPFFCVLAGILLGSRLGALSMIVYLLVGIAGAPVFAQFSSGFATIIGPTGGFLLSYVVAAFAAGLIVEKKAQPKLGTFMFASFIGIILIYFIGTNYMFVILNYVLEISTPYIAAWTTMALFALKDVVFTILCALLAARLYFVVNKTTKAPYTRKVA, from the coding sequence ATGAAACGTTCACTTTCAACATTGGATATTACCTATGCTGCCATGTTTGTTGCCTTGATGGCAATTGGCGCCAACATCGTATCTTGGATGCCATTTCTTCAAGTTGGTGGTGTTCCACTATCCATGCAGCCATTTTTCTGTGTTTTAGCTGGAATTTTATTAGGCTCAAGACTTGGAGCCCTTTCCATGATCGTGTATCTACTAGTAGGTATTGCAGGCGCACCGGTTTTTGCTCAGTTTAGTTCAGGGTTTGCAACAATTATTGGTCCGACCGGAGGATTTCTATTATCCTATGTGGTTGCCGCTTTTGCAGCTGGACTGATTGTAGAAAAGAAAGCTCAGCCGAAGCTTGGCACATTTATGTTTGCCTCTTTCATTGGCATCATTCTTATCTATTTCATCGGAACCAATTATATGTTTGTAATTCTTAACTATGTTTTAGAAATAAGCACACCTTATATTGCGGCATGGACAACAATGGCTCTTTTCGCTTTAAAAGACGTTGTGTTTACAATTCTTTGCGCATTGCTTGCTGCTAGATTATACTTTGTCGTAAACAAAACAACCAAAGCACCTTACACACGTAAAGTCGCTTAA